The DNA region CTTATGAGACGAGTATAACTTATGTATGAACCGTCGCATTGAATTTTCCTCTTTGCATTGTTCGAGTAACGAGTGTATACAACTAGGAGGAATGAGATGGATGTTACATGTTGCATATTGCATACTCCTGCTTTATATAGCATCCCACCTAagaaaacacattattattattgtttgttccTTTATTTTCGCGACAACTCTAGAAAATGTTTTTTACCTGGCGAATATGACACACTTTTACTAGGCGAGTCAGGAAGTAAACTACATATAAATTGATCAGCGAGTTGAACGAAGAGACTCGAACCAATCTGGATTATAATCACGAataagtcatatatatatatatatacatattaaaataaattaaagaaattgaaattttatgaACCTGTTTTTGAAAGGTGGAAAGTAGAACATTAATTCCAGCATTTTTGGTGTCCCAACCAAATTCAGCAAAGTTACCTCTATTATCAATTGATTGAACATTATGAATGTTCTTATTTatgtaattcaaataatatgGTTTCTTAGTTGCTTTAAGTAACCACCCTGCTGCCCATATCAACTCATCCtgtaaattgtaaaaatataacaGAGTTGGAtcgaaataataatttttttaattaaggagaactagcattaTACTCCACCATCGTGACTCCGTTTTCATTCAAGATCGAAACAATAATTGTGTCAAACAAACATGGCGTTAACTACCTCATAGCCACCATAATCACAATAAAATGGGCAGACTTCAATTCCAAGGCTATCATTGTAAGATCCTCTATACTTGTCTCCAAATTCAAACACCTGCATGCATGCATGATgtacaaaaatcaaaatttacgTCTACGTGGCAGCTGACGTGGCAAGGCATACAAACACTACCTTAGATGCTGTTTGGAGGAGAAGAGTGGAATAAGAAgaatcataaaatttaaaagctATGGAAGAGGCGGCAAGGGCGGCGGCCATTTCTCCTGCGAGTTCCGAACCGGGTTTTTGGGCAGTGACGGAGTAGGAAGTCCTAAGGGTGTCCATGTCATCTGGCCTCTCCCAGCAGTTATGATCGCCGTATGGATCCCCTACTTGAGCGTAAAGAGTGTTGTTTATGGCGGATGATTTGAGAAAATAGTCAGTGGCCCATCGAATGGCTTCTAATGTGTGGTTTAAATCTTCGTCTCCCATTGCCTTGCCGAATTCTATTACTCCCCATGCTAACATTGTCGTTGAGAATGCCATCGGAAAATTAAATTTCACATTGTCTCCAGCATCGTAATATCCGCCAACCAAATCCACCTAAGAACCAAGATTTTATGTAACaccaaaataacaaattttgagTCAAAGTTTATTGCATATATGAGTAATAATCgcatcaatttatttttgttttaaaaatggttcacaaaataaataagtaaatagtCAGACTTACACCAACATCAAAACCGTCGCGTAAAGCAGAATCGTCTCTCCAAGTTGTACGTTGAGACGATGGCAACTTCCCCGAGCGTTGGCCTTCAAAGAACAAAATGCTTTTCGAGAGTGCGTCACCATAATCGTGAGCTCTTACTACAACTAGGTTAAAAATTAACAACAATGTCATCGCAGCCATTTATCTTTCAAAAACTAGTTCTTATAATTAATTCTCTCAAACTGAATTAATGAATGATCAATTAATTATCACCATTCAATTAGAATACATGCATATAGTCTTGTACACACTCATTTCAACCTTGAGAATGAAGCAAATTAACACATTCTATCCCTAATGTTTaagatgaatattaatatattcatcaAGTTTGAAAGTAAAGCTAATATTAGACCGTACGTGAGATTCACATAAAGGTTAATATATTGCCAAATTAAGATTCACATAAAGTTTTTAATTGTATTTCatccaatatatataataattatcgCGATTAGTAATCAAATCATTATCCGTCAACTCCTAATGAATCATCATTTATGTTATTTAGAAACGCCTTGACTTGGTCATACCCTATAAAAAATTgtcaatttgaaaaaaaaaataagaaaatataaataagtcaGTTTATTTACCTTAATGATTAAGTTGTTCATTAAACAATTAAAGATTATGTCACACATGTTCAATATTTATTTGTCAAGATcttattatatgtattattagaATTCACGTTCAAAAATCACTTTATTAAAGAAACTTTATTATCTTAAAGAAGAAGCAAAAACATACAAgcaattgaattattaattttttactctctctaattaaaatattttatcctttaaaatataaaaaacttttaTGAGGTACAAAAGTTATGGCTTTATTCTCAAAGATCATGCGCCGTCCTTCATGGGATTTATTATACCAATCTAAATCTCTTGGAGTTTGtttgttctttattttattcttatataatttttggtCTTTTACAAAAacttattcattaaaaaaaaagttatttaattagtttaattactaaaaatatcatttttaaatttaataaaacaaagtaggactatttaaattatttaaataactcatagtcggtcaaacatcatttcactcTCATTCTAATGTATCACgtcacctaattaattaatatactaaaatgcactataatttaaattattaatatttattattttattattatatattaatacatttttaaaaaaaattaaaaaaaaaatcaccattttaacatttttaatcgATAAAATGAGTGATTTAATCGTTAAAATGACGtgagataaattttttatacaaaatttagaaataaacagaTGAAACGAACTCTTATGACTTCTATTTTTACGAAATTTCTATCAAAGTAGAAGTTATGGTCAAACCCTAACTTGCAAATTAGACTTCTCCCACTATACTCTTCTTCTATATCAATTATATTGcttactaaattttaaaaaaataataattaacataattttttttttattatagaattgTAGCAAAGTATGGTTTAAGAATTTCCCTAAAATTTAAGAAGTCTGAATTTTGATTCTCATAAATGATCactaaaaaagaaattataagaaattagcaacttttaaaatacaaacaaaatgtATAACAATCCATCTTAGAATAGTTAAAATTCAACATATTATTAATCTATAACACTATTATTTTGCAGCTAAGGGGGAAGatgaacaacaaaaacaaagaaattCAATTTATACAGTGGCATTAGAGTACAAAAATAACAAGATCTTCCTCATTTTTTCAATTCTCAGATCAGACATTATCAGGAAGGAAGCAGCAACTTCTTATAGAATTTGATGCTACTACTTCTCTTCCTCATTTCAGTCCCTGAAAGACTCGAAACAAGCATTGATTTCGTGTCTGGCCACCATCTCAACTCTTTAAGCTCGTCAAACATGGCCGATAAACAAGGTGATACTTCACTGTCCTTTATTCGGTTACACGACACAATTCTCAGCCTCTCCAGTTCCATCCAATGTTGAACCACGTTTTCTAGCCCTTGAACTGTTAACAACGAACAACCTTCTATCGCCAACACCTTCACCTCCCTGATATCAAAATGAGTGGAGAAGAAAAAACCATCAAATAATCACATTTTCACCTCATTCCAAATATCCAACATATCCTAAGTACTTTTAACTAAACAACAGTTAAGTAGAACATTTCTACAACATCTACTAGTTCTTCTTAAACATATTTGGAAGAGGAATTCTGTAAGTTTGATAAGTGGTTTATAATGAAACTAAAGTACATCTAAAATCTACAGCAGATGGTGTTTGGCCTGGAATTCCCTTGTTTTCTCGATAGTACACTTCAATTTGACTCGTGTTCAAGTTGTAAGTTAGTCATAAATTATGGTAAAAACAAgtgaattaagaaaaaaattgatgaatACCTGCAAATAGAAGCAACACTGAACATGTCATCATCCAAACCCCAGCAATTGTGGAAAGAAATTTGTTTAACATTCTCGCATACAAGAAACAACGCCCTCATGCTCCTTTTATCTCGTAATTGACACCTTTCCAATTGCAAACATTCAAGTGTTGGGCAAGAGCCCAAATGCTCATCAGGCGCAAGGTCAGAGTCAATTCTCTTACACGATTGAAACTtcaatgttttcaaattctCACAATAAGAAAGAGCAGCCAACCAACCACCATCCATCCTATGATCAGTTAGAGTTAACTCTTCAAGCATTTGACAGCATTGACCAATTGCTTTAATCCCGTCGAAGCTTCCTTCACATCCACTAAGCTCAAGCTTAACTAATCTTACACACCCTTGTGCTAATATTGTCAATCCAATATCAGAAACCAGAGAAGTGTAAAATCCATTAACTCTTCCAATCAATTTTAGTATCTGAAGATTTTGACAAGCTGCAATCCCTCTAAGAACACGATCACTACACCTATGCAATTCAAGATCTTGCAGAGTTGGACATTCTTCAGCAACACTTAACAATCCCATTTCACTAGCATTGATAACCTTAAGTCTTCTTAAATTTGGATATCTAGAAGCTAAAGCTTTTAATCCTGAATCAACATCATCTACAGATAACATGTTTTTCTCCCCTATAACATCATCATCAGAATCAACATGTAACGAAACCAGTTTATGAGTCAACAAAATTCCAGAAACTCGAGATACATTCAGACATCCTTGTACTAAATCTACATGAGTAAGATTAGGAAAACGAAGAAATAATCGACCTGATACGAGAAAATTCCAATCGAGTAGCTTAAGAGAACGAACAAGACGGCCCTGCAGATTCAACCACCGTTTGGAGACGAGAAAGTTGAAATTGTTCTGAGATTGAGGGAGTCTAGAAAGGATTTGGAGAAGGAGATCGTCTGATAAAAGAGATGTTCGGTCAGAGACATGTTTTGGTCGATTTATGTCTAGGGTTTTGTCGAGAGTTGGTGTTGATGAGAGAGATTGGAGTTTCATTGATAAAACGACGTTGTTGAGTGCATTTTTTTTCCGAAGCCATAGATCTGACCATTTTGAAGGGTGTTTCAACAATGGCGGTTCAAGTATGGGTTTGAGAGTATCAGGTGAACAAGGCATAGTTACTTACAATTCAACAACGAGCTCCGTTTGTATTCTGATTTGCTGATCTCCGCTTATTTAACCTCGATCTGTCTCCCGTACTGGTTCGTCGTTCATTTTTCCTCCTTGAAGAAACGCTTCGCTTTCAAAATTTCTGcatctccctctccctctctcttctctttcaaTTCTCTTGCTTTTCCAACGGGATTCTAATGGTGGGTCCTTATTATTTGAACTCCCCAAGGCCTcattttatgtaattattttaaaataataataattaaaatattagtattatttttattaaattaaattaaattctaaacataaaaaaaaaaatcaaacaaaatcttaaataaatcacattttaatttttcttaaaaaaaatccataaaattctaaaaaactAACTCCAAGTTTGTGTATGGAATTGAGGATGTTTGATATGGATGTAGTTGATAAGAAAATAGGATTTTacaaaaaatgttttaatgtaaaaagtatttaatttaatcatttttataaaagaatgagTACCATTTTTTCTTATGtcattatgtataattttttttatttttaatataatgaatctttttaaaatatatatatatatatatctttaatatttaaaatttgtaaaaaaaataattaataatttctaaaataattgatgattagatataggtttatttgaataaaatcaaaataaaatataacttccaACCTCTAAATATAACTTCCAACCTCTTTCTCATCCTTTGTCATGATTAGATGAATTCGGATTTGTTGTCCCAAGAGATTGTCTCATTCTCACCTACTATTtcaagttatatattatttgaactCCCCAATGCCTcattttatgtaattattttaaaatattaataattaaaatattagtattatttttattaaattaaattaaattctaaacataaaaaaaaaaaaatcatcaaacaaaatcttaaataaatcacattttaatttttctttaaaaaaatccatGGAGATTCTAAAAACTAACTCTAAGTTTGTGTATGGAATTGAGGATGTTTGATGTGGATTTAGTTGATAAGAAAATAGGATATAAAAAAATGGCttgatgtaaaaaatatttaatttaatcatttttataaaagaatgagTACCATTTTTTCTTATGtcattatgtttaaatttttttatttttaatataatgaatcttttttaaatatatatatatatatatttaatatttaaattttgtaaaaaaaataattaataatttctaaaataattaataatttctaaaataattgatgattagatataggtttatttgaattaaatcaaaataaaatataacttaaatcatcTCTTGAACCTCTTTCTCATCCTTTGTCATGATTAGATATAGGTTTGAACCAATATTCAATAAACATCAACATAATTCAACTCTATTTAAGgacaaaattttaaacaaaaggACTAAGTATCAAGATAAATTAactctcaatttttatttatagacaaagtttctcaatttttatttatagacAAAGTTTCAAACAAAAGGAGTAAGGACTAATACctcttcaattaattcattacagGTACAGATCTCATTTGTGCCATACCGTCCTCAGATAATCAGAGATGAATACTAACCTTAAATTCGAACCCCAAGCGGTCagttaaatgatttaatatatttgcaaGCTATACACTTAATTTTGTCCCATTATTTTGCCAAAATTGGAATGTCACTATAAATTTAAGTAGCTTCCATACTAGTTGAGTCCAAGTCAATAGAGCCAAACAAATGCTATAATAGTTATAGCTTTTGAATTAAAACTCAAACATATTCAAAGTCAAAccattattttacatttattgcataaaaagttattaaactttagtaatttatataaacagaaacattaaattaaaaaaaggcaTAAACTTTATAAACTATGTGATAAAAATGGTCAGAATCATCATATAATGAAACCTTCCATTCCAACTGAAGCAAAGTAACTTTGATCACCCTTGTCTGATTTCACCAACTTAATTTGAGTGGTactaatgttttatgttcatttgACAGAGACAGACTATGAAATATACAATCCAGAAGCACAGAAGATAGAGAAGTAGATGATCAATCACTAACAAACAAACACACAAACAAATTTC from Impatiens glandulifera chromosome 5, dImpGla2.1, whole genome shotgun sequence includes:
- the LOC124939639 gene encoding endoglucanase 4-like, which translates into the protein MAAMTLLLIFNLVVVRAHDYGDALSKSILFFEGQRSGKLPSSQRTTWRDDSALRDGFDVGVDLVGGYYDAGDNVKFNFPMAFSTTMLAWGVIEFGKAMGDEDLNHTLEAIRWATDYFLKSSAINNTLYAQVGDPYGDHNCWERPDDMDTLRTSYSVTAQKPGSELAGEMAAALAASSIAFKFYDSSYSTLLLQTASKVFEFGDKYRGSYNDSLGIEVCPFYCDYGGYEDELIWAAGWLLKATKKPYYLNYINKNIHNVQSIDNRGNFAEFGWDTKNAGINVLLSTFQKQIGSSLFVQLADQFICSLLPDSPSKSVSYSPGGMLYKAGVCNMQHVTSISFLLVVYTRYSNNAKRKIQCDGSYISYTRLIRLAKKQVDYMLGSNPMKMSFMVGYGSKFPQKIHHRGSSSPSIHVHPEHISCKEGSMYFNSIQPNMNLLTGAIVGGPDINDKFDDSRANFVQTEPTTYTNAPAVGLLAYFKQRARNQTKGGVIGCNSSRFSCKRIIY
- the LOC124938851 gene encoding F-box protein At5g51370-like, with amino-acid sequence MPCSPDTLKPILEPPLLKHPSKWSDLWLRKKNALNNVVLSMKLQSLSSTPTLDKTLDINRPKHVSDRTSLLSDDLLLQILSRLPQSQNNFNFLVSKRWLNLQGRLVRSLKLLDWNFLVSGRLFLRFPNLTHVDLVQGCLNVSRVSGILLTHKLVSLHVDSDDDVIGEKNMLSVDDVDSGLKALASRYPNLRRLKVINASEMGLLSVAEECPTLQDLELHRCSDRVLRGIAACQNLQILKLIGRVNGFYTSLVSDIGLTILAQGCVRLVKLELSGCEGSFDGIKAIGQCCQMLEELTLTDHRMDGGWLAALSYCENLKTLKFQSCKRIDSDLAPDEHLGSCPTLECLQLERCQLRDKRSMRALFLVCENVKQISFHNCWGLDDDMFSVASICREVKVLAIEGCSLLTVQGLENVVQHWMELERLRIVSCNRIKDSEVSPCLSAMFDELKELRWWPDTKSMLVSSLSGTEMRKRSSSIKFYKKLLLPS